In the Pseudobacteroides sp. genome, CTGTGCCTAAGTGTGTTTTGGTGGGCTGAGTTCAGGAAAACAAAGGGTGGAATTAAGTTGCATACTTTATATGACATTAAGACTTCCATTCCCAGTTTTATCCACATATCAACTGCTTCAGTAAACGACATGAATGCTATGGATGTACTTTACTATGAGCCAGGCAGCTATTATATATTTGACAGAGGATACATAGATTATGCCAGGCTCAATAGAGTCCATCAGAGTTCAGCCTTCTTTGTCGCCAGAGCAAAGGACAACCTTCAGTTCCAGAGACTCTATTCAAACAAAGTCTGTAAAGCAAATGGTGTGTTACTTGATCAGGTTGGCAGATTGACTGGGTTTTATGTCTCAAAAAAGTATCCACAAAAACTTCGACGGATTAGGTTCTATGACGAAGAAACAGATAATGAGCTTGAGTTTCTAACCAATAACCTTAGCCTGACTTCGGAAGAAATTGCTCAACTTTACAAATACAGATGGAAGATTGAACTGTTCTTCAAATGGATAAAGCAACATCTGAAAATAAAATCATTCTGGGGAACGAGCAAGAATGCAGTTAAAATACAAATCTACTCTGCGATAATTGCTTACTGCATGGTTGCCTTAGTTCGTAACAAATTGAAAGTTGATCGCTCAACCTACGAAATATTACAAATTTTGAGTATCTCTCTACTCGACAAAACACCACTGAATGAACTACTTACAAATCAGAATTACAAAGATGTCAAAGAACTATATGATAAACAGCTGAAAATCAGCTGGAATTAACCGGACACTAGTGATTTAATTTAAAAACAGATTCAATAATTCCAATATTTAAGAATAAAAATCAATATACAAACGATCAAAAATCAAAACGGCCATCTATTATTTCGTGGGATTACTGTTACCAGGTATTTGATACAGCCTTAATGTTCAAAGAGAGATTCTGCGATACTGTATTTATTCTAAACAGGAAGTTGGAAGTCAGGCCAAGATTTATTTTAGATATAGCTCACAAACTTGAATGGGAAACATGGAGAGATAAAGGAATGTTTAACATTGGAGCAGGACCTCCTGAAGGATTCTGGGTCCATTCAATTGCCGAATCAAAAGACTTTTTATTCTTAATACTTAGTTCATATAAAAGACCTAAAATATTTGTAATATACGACAAAGCATCCCGTAAAGTTGAATTGTCAACCATCCCTGATTTTAATTCTTATGGAAGTCAGGTTTACCTGAAAAATGATCTTGACCATCTTGTTGATTTTCCTGTATTCAATAAATCTGAAGGTTATATTTTCTATTACGATGAGTGCCTCTATTCAGTGATAGAAGCTAAATATTTTAAAGAGGCTTACAGTAGAGCAACTGAAAAAGATAAAAACTCTTCTGAATATTTACGTTCCATGGAATCGGTCTTAAGCTCTATCACAGAATTCAGTAATCCTATAATAATGAAAATTACCCTAAAACAGAATGCAATAAAAGGATTATTTGAAAGAAGCAACAAGCATAATTAAAACAGGTAAATAAGTGAACCACCATTGCACCAATAACAGATAACAAGTCTTTGAAAATTGTAAAATTACTAACTGAATTAAGATTTAAAGAAATGGCAGGGACTTTCATTATGTTCTTTACTTGTGATTAACAAGTCCCTGCCCGGACCTTTCCAAAAAAGAAAGGGGGTTTACCCATGCGAAGATAATAATTATCCGTGATTCCGGTTGCGGCCTGTGAAATGATAAACCAGGAATATTGTAAACAGTTTCTTAGATTTAAAAATGGAATATCATGAAAAAGCTTAATAAATTGCAGATCAATTCTGAAAAATTAATGAACCATGAAGAATTAGTTACCTTAAAAGGAGGATATGATTCTACATGTTGTGAATGCCATATTGTAGGAGGTGGAACAGAGTATATTCAATCAACCCCATACGATTGTAATACTGATTGTTATAATAAATGGGGTGGTTGGGGTGTATGGCAATGCATTATTTGAAAATATTATCTTGAATTTAAGATAATACACTCAAACAGGATTGATTCTGTTATGATTTAACTATGTACAAAAAGAGGCTAAATCCATAATATTTAGCCTCTTAGATTTAAATAAATGGTCCTAAGTCAAATATCGAATGGGAAATTCATGATCCATTTTCTCTTTGGCTAAGTCAAAAGTTAGAATGAAATATGATAAACATAAAGATCATTTTATTGAAATAATCCTAATAACAAGATTTATTTTCAACATTATAAAATAAAGCCTATGCTTACTTTATTAAGAATTAGAATTCTGTTGGTAACGCTACTAATAAATTGGCTGATTTTGTCCTTAACTACAGAATGTCAACCTATAAAAATTGATTTAAGAAAATTACCTAAAAAGGTTGATGTAAA is a window encoding:
- a CDS encoding IS4 family transposase; translated protein: MNQGKFVYSQLTDFLPKRIFDGLVDKYVGNKYVKHFSCWNQLLCMIFGQITGRDSLRDLMVSIEPHSPKYYHLGFGKGTSRSNFSNANEKRSYKIFEDYAFHLIDLARKSSISDSDFLLNIDGNVYAFDSTTIDLCLSVFWWAEFRKTKGGIKLHTLYDIKTSIPSFIHISTASVNDMNAMDVLYYEPGSYYIFDRGYIDYARLNRVHQSSAFFVARAKDNLQFQRLYSNKVCKANGVLLDQVGRLTGFYVSKKYPQKLRRIRFYDEETDNELEFLTNNLSLTSEEIAQLYKYRWKIELFFKWIKQHLKIKSFWGTSKNAVKIQIYSAIIAYCMVALVRNKLKVDRSTYEILQILSISLLDKTPLNELLTNQNYKDVKELYDKQLKISWN